One window of Candidatus Hydrogenedentota bacterium genomic DNA carries:
- a CDS encoding acyl-CoA dehydrogenase family protein → MQRYFDESHEALRRAARAFLEREVLPHVDAWEEAEEFPRNLYRRAAEAGLLGLGYPEPLGGAGGDVFHGIAVTEELMRCGSIGLLAGLFSLNIALPPILALGTEEQKRRFVPPVLAGEQIAALAVTEPDAGSDVASIQTRARREGDWYLVNGAKTFITSGCRADLITAAVRTGGPGSGGISLLVIERGSPGFSVAKKLKKMGWNASDTAELVFQDCRVPAANLLGEENAGFQGLMVNFQQERLALAVLAHAAAQVAYEKALEYTKTRHAFGRPLIGFQVTRHKLADMATRVTAAREFNYRAAAMVQAGEYPVAEVSMAKNFACEMCDRVVYDAVQLHGGYGYAREYLVERLYRDTRLLSIGGGATEVMNEVICKYLGIGRI, encoded by the coding sequence TCGAACGCGAAGTGCTGCCGCACGTGGATGCGTGGGAGGAGGCGGAGGAGTTCCCGCGGAACCTGTACCGGCGGGCCGCGGAGGCGGGCCTGCTCGGGCTGGGCTATCCGGAGCCGCTGGGCGGCGCGGGCGGCGACGTATTCCACGGCATCGCGGTGACGGAAGAACTGATGCGCTGCGGGTCGATAGGCCTGCTTGCGGGCCTGTTCAGCCTGAATATCGCGTTGCCGCCGATCCTGGCGCTCGGCACGGAAGAACAAAAGCGCCGTTTTGTGCCGCCGGTGCTGGCCGGGGAGCAAATCGCCGCGCTGGCCGTGACGGAGCCCGACGCCGGCTCGGACGTGGCGAGCATCCAGACACGTGCGCGGCGCGAGGGCGACTGGTATCTCGTGAACGGGGCGAAGACTTTCATCACGAGCGGTTGCCGCGCGGATCTGATCACGGCCGCGGTGCGCACCGGCGGCCCTGGCAGCGGCGGCATCAGCCTGCTGGTGATCGAAAGGGGCAGCCCGGGCTTTTCCGTGGCGAAGAAGCTGAAGAAAATGGGTTGGAACGCAAGCGACACGGCGGAACTGGTGTTTCAGGACTGCCGCGTGCCCGCCGCGAACCTGCTGGGGGAGGAAAATGCCGGTTTTCAGGGGCTGATGGTGAATTTTCAGCAGGAGCGGCTCGCTCTGGCCGTATTGGCGCACGCGGCGGCGCAAGTGGCGTACGAGAAAGCACTGGAATACACGAAGACACGCCATGCCTTCGGCCGGCCGCTTATCGGTTTCCAGGTGACGCGCCACAAGCTGGCCGATATGGCCACGCGCGTGACCGCGGCCCGCGAATTCAATTATCGCGCCGCCGCGATGGTGCAGGCCGGCGAGTATCCTGTTGCGGAAGTCTCGATGGCGAAGAATTTCGCGTGCGAGATGTGCGACCGGGTTGTCTACGATGCGGTGCAGCTTCACGGCGGTTACGGTTACGCCCGCGAGTACCTGGTCGAACGGCTGTATCGCGACACGCGGTTGCTCAGCATCGGCGGCGGCGCGACCGAAGTCATGAACGAGGTCATCTGCAAGTATCTCGGTATTGGACGGATTTGA